In Devosia sp. 1566, a single genomic region encodes these proteins:
- a CDS encoding NADPH-dependent FMN reductase has translation MGTALTLSGSIRRGSLNRVLQNHVGRKLTQAGVAVTQLELGDFPMPLFNEDLEPDQVPEAAPVLAQLFASHDIIFWASPEYNGGLTPLTVNTIAWLSRQKPNPFRHAVFGIGGVSSGKYGTVMGQSHLRDSLSKLGALVVPTLLGIGPGAAAFDADGNPTEKSVVGKIEQLVHDLTHFSRG, from the coding sequence ATGGGCACTGCATTGACGCTTTCAGGCTCGATCCGGCGCGGCTCGCTCAACCGCGTGCTGCAAAACCATGTCGGGCGCAAGCTCACGCAAGCCGGGGTTGCGGTCACCCAGCTTGAACTGGGCGACTTTCCCATGCCCCTGTTCAACGAGGATCTGGAACCGGACCAGGTACCGGAAGCAGCGCCTGTTCTCGCGCAGCTGTTTGCCAGCCACGACATCATCTTCTGGGCCAGTCCGGAATATAATGGCGGGCTGACACCCCTGACGGTCAACACCATTGCCTGGCTCAGCCGGCAAAAGCCCAATCCGTTCCGGCACGCCGTTTTTGGCATTGGCGGGGTGAGCTCGGGCAAATATGGCACGGTGATGGGCCAGTCCCATCTGCGCGATAGCCTGAGCAAACTTGGAGCCCTGGTGGTGCCGACGCTGCTCGGCATTGGCCCGGGCGCCGCCGCCTTTGATGCGGACGGCAATCCCACCGAAAAATCCGTGGTCGGCAAGATCGAGCAGCTGGTGCACGATCTCACCCATTTCAGCAGAGGCTAG
- a CDS encoding NUDIX domain-containing protein, with amino-acid sequence MPKPFLPTLNALVERYLAEVAERGEYLSLLRWQIAEGHQLDERSTLPGHVTTSAFVLSPDLRQALLIDHVTIGRWLQPGGHYEPAPRFAQSAAREAFEETGVADLRLHPWHADSDLPFTIDSHDVPGKPARNEPAHVHHDLQYLFVADPGLPLTPQLEEVHGAQWRSVEALADFAPRGLRRLEALRA; translated from the coding sequence TTGCCTAAACCCTTCCTGCCCACGCTGAATGCCCTGGTGGAGCGCTACCTTGCCGAAGTGGCGGAGCGGGGAGAATACCTCTCCCTGTTACGCTGGCAGATCGCAGAGGGGCATCAGCTCGATGAGCGGAGCACCTTGCCGGGGCATGTCACGACCAGTGCCTTTGTGCTTTCGCCCGATCTCCGGCAGGCCTTGTTGATCGACCATGTCACCATCGGCCGATGGCTGCAGCCGGGCGGGCACTACGAACCGGCACCGCGCTTTGCCCAATCGGCGGCACGGGAAGCCTTCGAGGAAACGGGGGTCGCAGATCTGCGGCTCCATCCCTGGCACGCGGATAGCGATCTGCCCTTCACCATCGACAGCCACGACGTGCCGGGCAAACCGGCCCGCAACGAGCCGGCGCATGTGCACCACGATCTGCAATATCTGTTCGTAGCCGACCCGGGCTTGCCGCTCACGCCCCAGCTCGAGGAAGTGCATGGCGCGCAGTGGCGGTCAGTCGAGGCGCTGGCCGATTTCGCCCCGCGCGGGCTGCGGCGGCTGGAGGCGCTCCGAGCCTAG
- the pyrF gene encoding orotidine-5'-phosphate decarboxylase gives MSGELIVGLDLSSRAKAEDMVARLGDSVEFYKIGYQLFYGGDGFALGKELISAGKKVFFDLKLLDIDNTVEKGVAAFAQTGATMLTVHAYPKTMRAAAKAAAGSGLCVLGVTVLTSMDDADLREAGYERDAAGLVALRAEQARAAGIGGVVASAHEAGMVRNLVGPDLAVVTPGIRPSGSPAGDQKRVMGPREALDAGATHLVVARPIIEAPDPAAAARAILAEMAGGTRLA, from the coding sequence GTGAGCGGAGAATTGATTGTTGGTCTGGACCTGTCGTCGCGCGCCAAGGCCGAAGACATGGTCGCGCGGCTGGGCGACAGCGTCGAGTTCTACAAGATCGGCTACCAGCTGTTTTATGGCGGGGACGGGTTTGCCCTGGGCAAGGAGTTGATTAGCGCGGGCAAGAAGGTATTCTTCGATCTCAAGCTCCTCGACATCGACAACACGGTTGAAAAAGGGGTCGCTGCTTTCGCGCAGACGGGCGCGACCATGCTGACCGTGCATGCCTATCCCAAGACCATGCGCGCCGCCGCCAAGGCCGCCGCCGGATCGGGGCTGTGCGTATTGGGCGTTACCGTGCTGACCTCGATGGACGATGCCGATCTGCGCGAAGCGGGTTATGAGCGCGATGCGGCGGGCCTCGTCGCGCTGCGGGCCGAACAGGCGCGGGCAGCCGGGATCGGTGGCGTTGTGGCTTCGGCCCATGAAGCGGGGATGGTGCGCAATCTCGTGGGTCCTGACCTCGCGGTAGTGACGCCCGGCATTCGCCCGTCCGGTTCGCCGGCGGGGGACCAGAAGCGGGTCATGGGTCCGCGCGAGGCGCTCGACGCCGGCGCGACCCATCTCGTCGTGGCGCGCCCGATCATCGAAGCGCCCGATCCCGCAGCGGCAGCCCGGGCGATCCTCGCCGAAATGGCCGGCGGCACACGGCTTGCCTAA
- the dnaJ gene encoding molecular chaperone DnaJ, whose product MAKRDFYEVLGVAKGADDAALKSAYRKLAMQHHPDRNPGNSEAEAKFKEISEAYDTLKDGQKRAAYDRFGHAAFENGGGRGGAGFGPEFNSSMSDIFEDIFGDFMGGRRGGGGASAKLRGSDLRYNLEISLEESYTGRTVEIDVPTLVGCTTCDGSGAKPGTGTHTCRQCNGHGKVRAAQGFFTIERTCPVCQGRGQMMDQPCTDCGGQGRREENRKLSVDIPKGIEDGTRIRLANEGEAGLRGGPPGDLYIFISIKPHDLFQRDGADLYARVPIAMTTAALGGEFEVPTLDNARAKVKVPAGTQPGQRVRLKGKGMPVLRSKDQGDLYVQLDIETPQNLSRKQRELLEEFQRLTTNETSPTSDGFFAKLKKMFDT is encoded by the coding sequence TTGGCCAAACGAGATTTCTACGAAGTGCTTGGCGTTGCCAAGGGAGCCGACGATGCGGCACTCAAGAGTGCTTATCGCAAGCTGGCCATGCAGCATCATCCCGACCGCAACCCCGGCAACAGCGAAGCGGAGGCCAAGTTCAAGGAAATCAGCGAGGCCTATGACACGCTCAAGGACGGCCAGAAGCGCGCCGCCTATGACCGGTTCGGCCATGCCGCGTTTGAAAATGGCGGTGGGCGTGGAGGCGCGGGCTTTGGCCCCGAATTCAACTCCTCGATGTCCGATATCTTCGAAGACATCTTTGGCGATTTCATGGGCGGCCGACGCGGCGGCGGCGGGGCCTCGGCCAAGCTGCGCGGCTCGGATTTGCGCTATAATCTCGAAATCTCGCTCGAGGAATCCTATACCGGCCGCACGGTCGAGATCGATGTGCCAACGCTGGTTGGCTGCACCACCTGCGATGGCTCGGGCGCCAAGCCGGGCACCGGCACCCATACCTGCCGGCAATGCAATGGCCATGGCAAGGTGCGCGCTGCACAGGGCTTTTTCACCATCGAGCGGACCTGCCCCGTGTGCCAGGGCCGCGGCCAGATGATGGACCAGCCCTGCACCGATTGCGGTGGCCAGGGCCGGCGCGAGGAGAATCGCAAGCTATCGGTGGATATCCCCAAGGGCATCGAGGATGGCACGCGCATCCGGCTGGCCAATGAGGGCGAGGCGGGGCTGCGTGGTGGCCCGCCGGGCGATCTTTACATCTTTATCTCGATCAAGCCGCACGACCTGTTCCAGCGCGACGGCGCTGATCTTTATGCGCGCGTCCCCATCGCGATGACGACGGCGGCGCTGGGGGGCGAGTTCGAGGTGCCAACGCTTGATAATGCGCGAGCCAAGGTCAAGGTGCCGGCCGGCACCCAGCCGGGTCAGCGCGTGCGCCTCAAGGGCAAGGGCATGCCGGTGCTCCGCTCCAAGGATCAGGGCGATCTTTATGTGCAGCTCGATATTGAGACGCCGCAGAACCTCAGCCGCAAGCAGCGCGAACTGCTCGAAGAATTCCAGCGCCTGACCACGAACGAAACCAGCCCCACTTCGGACGGGTTTTTCGCCAAGCTCAAAAAGATGTTCGACACCTAA
- a CDS encoding adenosine kinase yields the protein MSETRFDVLTIGNAIVDIIAPVEPGFIEREGMSKGIMHLIDTDRAADLYDKMPLGKQQISGGSAANTAAGVASLGGRAAFIGKVADDPLGDVFATDLDALGVYYATSRLENGALTARSMIFLSEDGERTMNTYLGACHELTERDIRPDEIGSAAITYMEGFLWDPVEAKKAFVLAAHYAHKNERAAAFTLSDPFCVDRYRAEFLDLIRSKTIDYVFANINELKSLYQTDDLGVAVREIAKDAELAAITMGADGAMAICNGEVVSVPAFPVPHVVDATGAGDLFASGFLLAMARGQTLETALKTGCLAASEVISHIGARPQLDLGDLTREHGLAG from the coding sequence ATGTCCGAAACGCGGTTTGACGTCCTCACCATCGGCAATGCCATTGTCGATATCATTGCCCCCGTCGAGCCGGGCTTCATCGAGCGCGAAGGCATGAGCAAGGGCATCATGCACCTCATCGACACCGACCGCGCTGCCGATCTTTACGACAAGATGCCCCTGGGCAAGCAGCAGATCTCGGGCGGCAGCGCCGCCAATACCGCCGCCGGCGTCGCCTCCCTTGGTGGCCGCGCCGCCTTTATCGGCAAGGTCGCCGACGATCCGCTGGGCGACGTCTTTGCCACCGACCTCGATGCGCTGGGCGTCTACTACGCCACCAGCCGCCTCGAAAACGGCGCGCTCACCGCCCGCTCCATGATCTTCCTGTCCGAAGATGGCGAGCGCACCATGAACACCTATCTCGGCGCCTGCCACGAGCTGACCGAGCGCGACATCCGCCCCGACGAGATCGGCAGCGCTGCCATCACCTATATGGAAGGCTTTCTATGGGACCCGGTCGAGGCCAAAAAGGCCTTTGTGCTGGCCGCCCACTACGCCCACAAGAACGAGCGCGCCGCCGCCTTCACCCTTTCGGACCCGTTCTGCGTCGATCGTTATCGCGCCGAGTTCCTCGATCTCATCCGCTCCAAGACCATCGACTATGTCTTTGCCAATATCAACGAGCTGAAATCGCTCTACCAGACGGATGACCTCGGCGTCGCTGTTCGCGAGATCGCCAAGGATGCCGAACTCGCCGCCATCACCATGGGCGCCGATGGCGCGATGGCGATCTGCAATGGCGAAGTGGTTTCGGTACCAGCCTTCCCGGTGCCCCATGTCGTCGATGCCACCGGCGCCGGCGATCTCTTCGCCTCGGGTTTCCTGCTCGCTATGGCCCGTGGCCAAACGCTGGAAACCGCGCTCAAAACCGGCTGCCTCGCGGCTTCCGAGGTGATCTCCCATATCGGCGCGCGCCCGCAGCTCGATCTGGGCGACCTGACCCGCGAGCACGGGCTGGCGGGCTAG
- a CDS encoding histidine phosphatase family protein, translating to MRALYLSHPQISMDANVPVPLWPLSAEGLDRAERFAARGVVPPGAMIFSSRERKALDLAEVLAASTGTVVLSDHLMGENDRSSTGFLPPALFELAADQFFAEPHSSYQGWERAIDAQARIVETVRTALASVPPGTPAVFCGHGGVGTLLKCFVAGVPIDRREDQGRRGGRGGGNGFVFELAERQVLLDWTPLEELPPDWFTAPAIAEARVLT from the coding sequence ATGCGGGCACTTTACCTTTCCCACCCGCAGATCAGCATGGATGCCAATGTGCCGGTGCCGCTGTGGCCGCTGTCGGCCGAAGGGCTCGACCGGGCTGAGCGCTTTGCGGCGCGGGGCGTGGTGCCGCCCGGCGCGATGATCTTTTCGAGCCGCGAGCGCAAGGCACTCGATCTCGCCGAAGTTCTCGCGGCGAGCACCGGGACAGTGGTGTTGAGCGATCACCTGATGGGGGAAAATGATCGCAGCAGCACGGGCTTTCTGCCCCCGGCGCTGTTTGAGCTGGCAGCCGACCAGTTCTTTGCCGAACCCCATAGCAGCTACCAGGGATGGGAACGGGCGATCGACGCGCAGGCCCGTATCGTTGAAACGGTGCGCACGGCGCTGGCCAGTGTCCCCCCGGGCACCCCGGCAGTGTTTTGCGGGCATGGCGGGGTGGGCACGCTGCTCAAATGCTTTGTCGCAGGAGTGCCGATCGACCGGCGGGAAGACCAGGGGCGCCGCGGCGGTCGGGGCGGTGGCAATGGGTTCGTGTTCGAGCTTGCCGAGAGACAAGTGCTGCTGGACTGGACGCCCCTCGAGGAATTGCCACCGGACTGGTTCACCGCGCCGGCGATTGCGGAGGCTCGGGTTTTGACCTAA